One window of Nicotiana tomentosiformis chromosome 11, ASM39032v3, whole genome shotgun sequence genomic DNA carries:
- the LOC104088260 gene encoding tyrosine--tRNA ligase, chloroplastic/mitochondrial-like, producing the protein MAAAGAINSSLRTFLFKTTTQSPFAPSFFTKLSLPTCLFLPNNHKFSHRPFCYSSTQLTSQEDNPRPEKWQNPNNNTRPNVLQILEERGLLESVTSDSLRSVCSDSNFGPLKVYCGFDPTAESLHLGNLLGIIVLSWFLRCGHNAVALIGGATGRIGDPSGKSLERPELDLVTLEKNISGIGGIIKKILFGSPDVCENAGEVKILNNYDWWKDVKFLDFLRNVGRYARVGTMMSKESVKKRLENAEQGMSYAEFTYQLLQGYDFVHLYEKEDVSVQIGGSDQWGNITAGTDLIRRLTGKSSENGTVVGSVPVVFGLTFPLLLKSDGTKFGKSEDGAIWLAPSLLSPYKFYQYFFTVPDDDVVRFLKILTFLNIEEIAEVERDMGKPGYVPNTAQRRLAEEVTRFVHGQEGLEEALKATEALKPGNADTKLDWKTIEGIAADVPSCSMNYDQVLNISILDLYVSSGLLESKSAARRMLKQGGLYLNNAKVDGESKKIEADDIVDDKVILLSAGKKNKMVVRIS; encoded by the coding sequence ATGGCTGCCGCCGGCGCCATTAACTCTAGCCTCCGAACTTTTCTTTTCAAGACTACTACTCAAAGTCCTTTCGCTCCCTCTTTCTTTACAAAACTCTCACTACCCACTTGTCTTTTTCTCCCCAATAACCACAAATTTTCCCATCGCCCCTTTTGCTATTCGTCTACCCAATTGACATCCCAAGAAGACAATCCACGACCCGAAAAATGGCAAAATCCGAATAATAATACCCGACCCAATGTTCTACAAATTCTTGAAGAAAGAGGGTTACTGGAATCAGTGACCAGCGACTCTCTTCGCTCCGTTTGCTCCGACTCGAACTTTGGTCCGTTGAAAGTGTATTGCGGGTTTGACCCGACTGCGGAAAGCTTACACCTTGGGAACCTTTTGGGCATAATTGTTCTCTCTTGGTTTTTGCGTTGTGGGCATAATGCTGTTGCGCTAATTGGTGGCGCTACGGGTCGGATCGGTGACccgtccgggaagagtttggagcGACCCGAGCTTGATTTAGTAACACTTGAGAAGAATATATCTGGAATTGGGGGGATTATTAAGAAGATTTTGTTTGGTTCACCAGATGTTTGTGAAAATGCTGGAGAGGTGAAAATTTTGAATAATTATGATTGGTGGAAGGATGTAAAGTTTTTGGATTTTCTGAGGAATGTAGGGAGGTATGCAAGAGTTGGGACTATGATGTCTAAGGAAAGTGTGAAGAAAAGGTTGGAGAATGCGGAGCAAGGGATGAGTTACGCTGAGTTTACATATCAGCTTTTACAAGGTTATGATTTTGTGCATTTGTATGAAAAAGAAGATGTCAGTGTGCAAATTGGTGGTAGTGATCAATGGGGTAATATTACTGCTGGTACTGATCTTATCCGTAGGCTTACCGGAAAATCTTCCGAAAATGGAACTGTTGTTGGCAGTGTTCCTGTTGTTTTTGGGCTTACTTTTCCTTTGCTTCTCAAGAGTGATGGTACAAAGTTTGGAAAATCAGAAGATGGTGCAATTTGGCTAGCCCCTTCACTTTTGTCGCCGTATAAGTTCTATCAATATTTCTTTACAGTCCCTGATGATGATGTAGTGAGGTTTCTCAAGATTCTTACTTTTCTGAACATTGAAGAGATTGCAGAGGTGGAGAGGGATATGGGCAAACCGGGATATGTTCCTAACACAGCTCAACGTAGGCTGGCTGAAGAGGTTACACGGTTTGTTCATGGACAAGAGGGATTGGAAGAGGCTCTTAAGGCTACAGAGGCATTGAAGCCTGGAAATGCTGATACCAAATTGGATTGGAAAACGATTGAGGGTATTGCAGCTGATGTTCCGTCTTGCTCCATGAATTATGATCAGGTGTTGAACATATCGATTTTGGATCTTTATGTTTCCAGTGGTTTGCTTGAGAGCAAATCAGCTGCTCGACGAATGCTTAAGCAAGGAGGGCTTTACTTGAACAATGCCAAAGTTGATGGTGAGagtaagaagattgaggcggatGACATTGTCGATGACAAAGTTATCCTTTTATCTGCTGGGAAAAAGAATAAGATGGTCGTAAGAATATCGTGA